The following proteins are co-located in the Nitrospirota bacterium genome:
- a CDS encoding NGG1p interacting factor NIF3 — MKLQEFFRLAIQAGIDADPRGRVVVEQELHEARKAYEELKPEDKATFDQEKLENPYTDSRILHGNPDREVKSILAGIDIETPELLLADRLIQKGTAIDLVVAHHPEGRAFANFYEVMKMQADILNRFGVPINVAENQLNSRMKEVERSLMPANHTRPVDAARLLDIPYLCLHTPADNRVVSYLQALFDRELPARLKDVVKLLKQIPEYQEAGRNNAGPRILIGSDDQRTGKVFVDMTGGTSGSKDTLEKLSQSGVGTIVGMHMSEDHRKEAEKHHIHVVIAGHISSDTLGFNLLLDVIEKHGPLAVVECSGFKRIRRQN; from the coding sequence TTGAAACTTCAGGAATTCTTTAGACTCGCGATCCAGGCCGGTATTGATGCCGATCCGCGCGGAAGAGTCGTGGTGGAACAGGAACTGCACGAAGCGCGCAAGGCATACGAAGAGCTCAAGCCTGAGGACAAGGCAACGTTCGATCAGGAAAAGCTTGAGAATCCCTATACCGACAGCAGGATACTGCATGGCAATCCGGACCGGGAGGTGAAGAGCATCCTCGCGGGGATCGATATTGAAACTCCGGAGCTTTTGCTTGCCGACCGTCTTATTCAGAAGGGCACGGCTATCGATCTTGTTGTGGCCCATCACCCCGAAGGCCGCGCCTTCGCGAATTTCTATGAAGTAATGAAGATGCAGGCCGATATCCTGAACCGTTTCGGCGTGCCGATCAATGTCGCGGAAAACCAGCTGAACAGCCGGATGAAAGAGGTTGAGCGCAGTCTCATGCCGGCGAATCATACCCGGCCGGTGGATGCGGCGCGTCTCCTCGACATTCCCTATTTGTGCCTGCACACACCAGCCGACAACAGGGTAGTGAGCTACCTTCAGGCCCTGTTTGACAGGGAGTTGCCGGCCCGTCTCAAGGACGTGGTCAAACTCCTCAAGCAAATTCCCGAATATCAGGAGGCGGGCAGGAACAACGCAGGCCCCAGGATCCTGATCGGCTCGGATGACCAGCGGACCGGCAAGGTGTTCGTGGACATGACCGGCGGGACCTCGGGTTCCAAGGACACGCTCGAAAAACTTTCCCAGTCGGGTGTCGGGACGATCGTGGGCATGCATATGTCCGAAGACCACCGGAAAGAGGCGGAGAAGCACCACATCCATGTAGTGATCGCCGGGCACATATCGAGCGACACGCTCGGTTTCAACCTGCTCCTCGATGTCATCGAAAAACACGGCCCGCTTGCCGTTGTGGAGTGTTCAGGATTCAAGCGGATAAGAAGGCAGAACTGA
- a CDS encoding GatB/YqeY domain-containing protein, translating to MGLREIVDTDIKNALKAGAKDKLSTLRMLSAALKNKEIDKRRPLTEEEVAETIRSLIKQRKDSIEQFGKGGRQDLVDKETAEVVVLEVYLPQQMSREEIEVMVRDAVAQTGAQGAKDMGKVMKALIPLVGGRADGKLVSELVKHALG from the coding sequence ATGGGTTTACGAGAGATAGTTGACACGGATATAAAAAATGCCCTCAAAGCCGGCGCCAAAGACAAGCTTTCCACCCTGAGGATGTTGAGCGCGGCCCTCAAGAACAAAGAGATCGACAAGCGGCGGCCGCTCACCGAAGAAGAGGTGGCTGAGACCATACGTTCTCTCATAAAGCAGCGGAAGGATTCGATCGAACAGTTTGGCAAGGGTGGCAGGCAGGATCTCGTGGATAAAGAAACGGCAGAAGTTGTGGTGCTTGAAGTATATCTGCCCCAGCAAATGTCCCGCGAAGAGATAGAGGTCATGGTCCGGGATGCGGTTGCCCAGACCGGCGCGCAGGGTGCCAAGGACATGGGCAAGGTCATGAAGGCGCTCATTCCCCTGGTGGGCGGGCGAGCGGATGGAAAACTGGTGAGCGAACTTGTCAAACATGCGTTGGGGTAA
- the rpsU gene encoding 30S ribosomal protein S21 — protein MPSIRLRDNEPFEAALRRFKKSIEKEGVLSEVKKREHYEKPSVKKKKKAIAARKKAAKTARIVRHG, from the coding sequence GTGCCCAGTATCAGGTTACGAGACAATGAGCCTTTTGAGGCCGCGCTCCGGCGATTTAAGAAGAGCATTGAAAAGGAAGGCGTACTTTCAGAGGTCAAAAAACGCGAGCATTACGAAAAGCCGAGCGTAAAAAAGAAGAAAAAAGCGATAGCCGCACGCAAAAAGGCAGCAAAGACAGCGCGTATTGTCCGGCATGGTTAA